One region of Permianibacter fluminis genomic DNA includes:
- a CDS encoding ABC transporter ATP-binding protein: MIKVDNLHKAFGKVQALNGASFSAADGQIVGLLGPNGAGKTTALRVLFGLLARDTGTVSIDGIDPASDPIAARKKLGILTDQVGLYERLTTREHLRYFGELHGMSRSDIESGTTDVVELLGMADIIDRRAAGFSQGQRLKVALARALLHRPRNLLLDEPTRGLDVMSTRALRRALQSLRERGCCIIMATHVMQEVTHLCDDVIVIAQGKVVAQGAPQALCEQTGISNLEDAFVSLIGTEEGIAA, translated from the coding sequence ATGATCAAGGTAGACAATCTGCACAAAGCCTTTGGCAAGGTGCAGGCATTGAATGGCGCCAGCTTCAGCGCCGCCGATGGCCAAATCGTCGGCCTGCTCGGACCGAACGGCGCCGGCAAAACCACCGCGCTGCGGGTGCTGTTTGGCTTGCTGGCACGCGACACCGGCACGGTGAGCATCGATGGCATCGATCCGGCCAGCGATCCGATTGCGGCGCGCAAGAAACTCGGCATTCTGACCGATCAGGTCGGTTTGTATGAGCGGCTGACCACGCGTGAGCATTTGCGTTATTTCGGCGAGTTGCACGGCATGAGCCGCAGCGATATCGAATCAGGCACCACCGATGTAGTCGAACTGCTCGGCATGGCCGATATCATCGACCGCCGCGCCGCCGGCTTCTCGCAAGGTCAGCGGCTGAAAGTCGCGCTGGCGCGGGCGCTGCTGCACCGGCCGCGCAATCTGCTGCTCGATGAACCGACCCGTGGTCTCGATGTGATGAGCACGCGGGCGCTGCGGCGGGCGCTGCAAAGCCTGCGCGAGCGTGGTTGCTGCATCATCATGGCGACGCACGTGATGCAGGAAGTGACCCATCTGTGCGATGACGTGATCGTCATTGCCCAGGGCAAGGTGGTGGCGCAGGGTGCGCCGCAAGCGCTGTGCGAACAAACCGGCATCAGCAATCTGGAAGATGCCTTTGTCAGCCTGATCGGTACCGAAGAAGGAATCGCGGCATGA
- a CDS encoding alpha/beta fold hydrolase: MKHWMRISLPIIAVGTQLLSGAAQADGPATPISKQGESCHLPNYEEPLRCVRINVPVDYAAPAGDSISLHVTVAPAFRETAKADPLFVLAGGPGQAGSGIVFLLDRAFKKVRATRDIVLIDQRGTGKSGKLDCDDLRDSETVTEAEQEALISNCLRNLKAPVQHYNTANAARDLDEVRKALGYAEVNVWGGSYGTRLGQAYARAFPDRVRALIIDGVAPKEQLLGEWGADAQHSLEAAFAHCEQDPVCEKTYPTLRADFRMLADNVEAGAVTLSFNHPRTAKPLSFVLPYSSFSETIRMMLYSAEMSARLPFLITESSHGNWKPFIAQMYASSDWSSDSMAIGLTLSVVCAEDMPRITPEVLAAEQTASFLHGLQLKQWPRWCAVLNVPAIPYSEPTPLATPTLLLSGALDPVTPPHRAETALKSLSAGQHLVAANVGHGVSHLGCGPKLLREFLDAPTEKIDGQCLNDIPLPPFVINVAGPAP; encoded by the coding sequence GTGAAACACTGGATGAGGATATCGTTGCCGATCATTGCGGTCGGTACGCAATTGCTGAGTGGCGCCGCGCAGGCCGATGGGCCTGCCACGCCGATCAGCAAGCAAGGCGAAAGCTGCCACCTGCCCAATTACGAAGAGCCACTGCGCTGCGTGCGCATCAATGTGCCGGTCGATTACGCGGCGCCAGCGGGCGACAGCATTTCGCTGCACGTCACGGTGGCGCCGGCGTTCCGGGAAACCGCGAAAGCAGATCCCTTGTTTGTGCTGGCTGGTGGTCCGGGTCAGGCCGGCAGTGGCATCGTGTTTCTGCTCGATCGGGCGTTCAAGAAAGTGCGGGCGACTCGCGACATTGTGTTGATTGATCAACGCGGAACTGGCAAGTCCGGCAAGCTCGATTGCGACGATTTGCGCGACAGCGAAACCGTCACCGAGGCCGAGCAGGAAGCGCTGATCAGCAATTGCCTGCGCAATTTGAAGGCGCCGGTTCAGCACTACAACACGGCCAATGCCGCCCGTGATCTGGACGAGGTGCGCAAGGCGCTCGGTTACGCCGAGGTGAATGTCTGGGGCGGTTCCTACGGCACCCGGCTGGGTCAGGCGTATGCACGCGCGTTTCCGGACCGCGTGCGGGCCCTGATCATCGATGGCGTCGCGCCGAAAGAGCAATTGCTCGGCGAGTGGGGCGCCGATGCCCAGCATTCGCTGGAGGCGGCGTTTGCCCACTGCGAGCAGGACCCGGTGTGCGAAAAAACCTATCCGACTTTGCGGGCGGACTTTCGCATGCTGGCTGACAACGTCGAGGCTGGCGCCGTGACGCTGTCATTCAATCATCCGCGCACAGCCAAGCCGCTGAGTTTTGTCCTGCCGTATTCGTCGTTCAGCGAGACCATCCGGATGATGTTGTATTCGGCGGAAATGAGCGCGCGTTTGCCGTTCCTCATCACTGAAAGCAGTCACGGTAACTGGAAACCGTTTATTGCCCAGATGTATGCCAGCAGCGACTGGAGCAGTGACTCGATGGCAATTGGCCTGACCCTGTCGGTGGTCTGTGCCGAAGACATGCCGCGGATTACCCCGGAAGTGCTGGCCGCAGAACAGACGGCGTCGTTTCTGCATGGCTTGCAGCTGAAGCAATGGCCGCGCTGGTGCGCCGTGCTGAACGTGCCGGCCATTCCTTACAGCGAGCCGACGCCGCTGGCAACACCGACCTTGTTGCTGTCCGGCGCGCTGGATCCGGTGACACCGCCGCACCGTGCTGAAACCGCGTTGAAATCCTTGTCGGCTGGGCAGCATCTGGTGGCCGCCAACGTCGGCCACGGCGTGTCCCATCTTGGCTGCGGACCCAAACTGTTGCGCGAGTTTCTCGACGCGCCAACGGAAAAAATCGATGGCCAGTGCCTGAACGATATTCCGCTGCCGCCGTTCGTGATCAACGTCGCGGGCCCGGCGCCGTAA
- a CDS encoding NAD(P)(+) transhydrogenase (Re/Si-specific) subunit beta, producing MVNYNLIALSYLISSVLFILSLKGLSHPETARRGNSFGMIGMALAIATTFFLMKELTNSSGYVLTLVMILIGGGVGTVLAKKVEMTAMPQLVAAMHSLIGLAAVLIAVAAILKPDNHMEGVHRFELFVGAFIGAITFTASIVAFGKLSGRFSSKAIRFGGQHLLNLTLAIVMLVGGVLFFVNESHTAFYVMLAVALMLGYLLIIPIGGADMPVVVSMLNSYSGWAAAGIGFTLNNSLLIVAGSLVGSSGAILSYIMCKAMNRSLINVIFGGIGSDAGTADAGDGKEKTYRSGSPDDAVFLMKNAETVVIVPGYGLAVARAQHALQEFASKLEHHGVKVRYAIHPVAGRMPGHMNVLLAEADVPYDQVLEMEEINNDFANTDVVLVIGANDVVNPAAKDDPKSPIYGMPILEAHKAKTILVVKRSMAAGYAGLDNDLFYMDKTMMVFGDAKKVVEDLVKACE from the coding sequence ATGGTCAACTACAACCTGATTGCACTGTCCTATCTGATCTCGTCAGTGCTGTTTATCCTGAGTCTGAAGGGTTTGTCGCATCCGGAGACAGCCCGGCGCGGCAACAGCTTCGGCATGATCGGCATGGCGCTCGCCATTGCCACCACCTTCTTCCTGATGAAAGAACTGACCAACAGCAGCGGCTACGTGCTGACGCTGGTGATGATACTGATCGGTGGTGGCGTTGGCACCGTGCTGGCGAAAAAGGTCGAAATGACCGCAATGCCACAGCTGGTCGCGGCGATGCACTCTCTGATTGGTCTGGCCGCTGTGCTGATCGCCGTTGCCGCCATTCTGAAGCCCGACAATCACATGGAAGGCGTGCACCGCTTCGAGCTGTTCGTTGGCGCTTTCATTGGTGCCATTACCTTCACCGCTTCCATCGTCGCGTTCGGCAAACTGTCCGGCCGCTTCTCCAGCAAAGCCATTCGTTTCGGCGGCCAGCATCTGCTGAACCTGACCCTAGCCATCGTCATGCTGGTTGGTGGCGTGCTGTTCTTCGTCAATGAATCGCACACCGCGTTCTATGTGATGTTGGCGGTCGCGCTGATGTTGGGTTATTTGCTGATCATCCCCATCGGCGGCGCCGACATGCCGGTGGTGGTGTCGATGCTGAACTCGTATTCGGGTTGGGCCGCTGCCGGCATCGGTTTCACGTTGAACAATTCGCTGCTGATCGTCGCCGGTTCGCTGGTCGGTTCCAGCGGCGCGATTCTGTCCTACATCATGTGCAAAGCGATGAACCGCTCGCTCATCAACGTGATCTTCGGCGGCATTGGCAGTGATGCCGGCACCGCCGATGCTGGCGATGGCAAAGAAAAAACCTATCGCAGCGGCTCGCCGGACGACGCCGTGTTCCTGATGAAAAACGCCGAGACCGTGGTGATCGTGCCCGGCTACGGTCTGGCCGTCGCCCGCGCCCAGCACGCGCTGCAAGAATTCGCCAGCAAACTCGAACACCACGGCGTCAAAGTTCGTTACGCCATTCACCCGGTCGCCGGTCGTATGCCCGGTCACATGAACGTACTGCTCGCCGAAGCCGACGTGCCCTATGACCAGGTGCTGGAAATGGAAGAGATCAACAACGATTTTGCCAACACAGACGTGGTGCTGGTGATCGGCGCCAACGACGTGGTTAATCCGGCGGCGAAAGACGATCCGAAATCGCCGATCTACGGCATGCCAATTCTGGAAGCACACAAAGCCAAAACTATTTTGGTGGTCAAACGCTCGATGGCAGCGGGTTATGCCGGCCTCGACAATGACTTGTTCTATATGGACAAGACGATGATGGTGTTTGGTGATGCGAAGAAGGTGGTGGAGGATTTGGTGAAGGCGTGTGAATAG
- a CDS encoding proton-translocating transhydrogenase family protein has translation MADPLIMNLTIFVLAIFVGYHVVWTVTPALHTPLMSVTNAISSIVIVGAMLQIGFNAVAPDSIVGALAVGLASVNIFGGFLVTKRMLEMFKKKERKG, from the coding sequence ATGGCCGATCCACTGATCATGAACCTGACCATTTTCGTGCTGGCGATTTTTGTCGGCTATCACGTGGTCTGGACCGTTACACCGGCGCTGCATACTCCGCTGATGTCGGTCACCAACGCCATTTCCTCGATTGTCATTGTCGGCGCCATGCTGCAAATCGGTTTCAACGCCGTGGCGCCGGACAGCATCGTCGGCGCGCTGGCCGTGGGCCTTGCCAGCGTCAATATTTTCGGCGGTTTTCTGGTGACCAAACGGATGCTGGAAATGTTCAAGAAGAAAGAGCGGAAAGGCTGA
- a CDS encoding Re/Si-specific NAD(P)(+) transhydrogenase subunit alpha, protein MKISIPAETLPGELRVAATPDTIKKYVSLGHSVAVQSGAGVAAGVTDAAYSAAGASIVNAAEAFAGELVLKVRAPSEAELGQLKAGSAVLALCNPYRNNLLGQYAQAGITLFAMELLPRITRAQSMDVLSSQANIAGYKAVLMAANHYPRYFPMLMTAAGTVKAARVLILGAGVAGLQAIATAKRLGAVVEAFDVRTAAKEQVESLGAKFVEVPGEAGDAAGGYAKEMSDDYKRKQGELVHERAQQADIVISTALIPGRPAPRLIHAPTVAAMKPGSVIVDLATEAGGNVEGSVADQVVNLNGVTVIGYTNLPSQLAADASALYARNLLNFLSPMFGKDGSFSINSDDEIIKASLIVREGQVLFAAK, encoded by the coding sequence ATGAAAATAAGCATTCCCGCCGAAACCCTGCCTGGCGAACTGCGCGTCGCCGCCACCCCCGATACCATCAAGAAGTACGTGAGCCTTGGCCACAGCGTCGCGGTACAGAGCGGTGCTGGCGTTGCCGCCGGCGTCACCGATGCCGCCTATAGCGCGGCCGGTGCCAGCATCGTCAACGCCGCCGAGGCCTTTGCCGGCGAGCTGGTGCTGAAGGTGCGGGCACCCAGCGAGGCCGAGCTCGGTCAGCTCAAAGCTGGCAGCGCCGTGCTGGCGCTGTGCAATCCGTATCGTAATAACCTGCTGGGACAGTACGCGCAGGCGGGCATCACGCTGTTTGCCATGGAATTGCTGCCCCGCATCACCCGCGCCCAAAGCATGGACGTGCTGTCGTCGCAGGCCAACATCGCAGGCTACAAGGCAGTGTTGATGGCGGCCAACCATTACCCGCGTTATTTCCCGATGCTGATGACCGCGGCTGGCACCGTCAAAGCGGCGCGTGTGCTGATCCTCGGCGCCGGTGTTGCCGGCTTGCAGGCCATTGCCACCGCCAAACGCCTCGGCGCTGTGGTCGAGGCGTTTGATGTCCGCACGGCCGCGAAAGAACAGGTCGAATCGCTCGGCGCCAAGTTCGTCGAAGTACCCGGTGAAGCGGGCGATGCCGCCGGTGGTTACGCCAAGGAAATGTCCGACGATTACAAACGCAAACAGGGTGAGCTGGTGCACGAGCGGGCACAGCAAGCCGACATCGTGATCAGCACCGCGCTCATTCCCGGTCGGCCGGCACCACGGCTGATTCATGCGCCCACCGTGGCCGCGATGAAACCCGGTTCAGTGATTGTCGATCTGGCCACCGAAGCCGGCGGTAACGTCGAAGGCTCAGTCGCCGATCAGGTGGTCAATCTCAACGGCGTCACCGTCATCGGCTACACCAATCTGCCGTCGCAACTGGCCGCCGATGCCTCGGCGCTGTACGCGCGTAACCTGCTGAACTTCTTGAGTCCGATGTTCGGCAAGGATGGCAGTTTCAGCATCAACAGCGACGACGAAATCATCAAGGCGTCGCTGATTGTGCGCGAGGGTCAGGTGTTGTTTGCTGCCAAATAA
- a CDS encoding 16S rRNA (uracil(1498)-N(3))-methyltransferase, with protein MRTIRVFVAEPLSIGVTVALAEQAAGHVSRVLRLKEGDALQLFNGDGSQYDAVLTQCDKKAVRARVDAATTVNRESPLAITLMQGISRGERMDYTVQKAVELGVSRIEPVISERCGVSVDADRWEKKREHWQRVAESACEQSGRNVVPQIATVRRLDIALSELAAGNLRLMLDPEGQHNLRDLPLQTAVVLLAGPEGGLGEMDMKYARAAKFSGLRLGPRILRTETAAMAALAGLQVLAGDFC; from the coding sequence ATGCGCACGATTCGCGTCTTTGTTGCCGAGCCTTTGAGCATCGGCGTTACCGTCGCTCTGGCGGAGCAGGCAGCCGGCCATGTCAGCCGGGTGTTGCGGCTGAAAGAAGGCGATGCGCTGCAATTGTTCAATGGCGATGGCAGCCAGTACGACGCCGTGCTGACCCAGTGCGACAAGAAAGCCGTGCGCGCGCGCGTCGATGCGGCAACGACAGTCAATCGCGAATCGCCGCTGGCAATCACCTTGATGCAGGGCATTTCGCGTGGCGAGCGCATGGATTACACGGTGCAGAAAGCGGTCGAGCTGGGCGTCAGCCGCATTGAGCCGGTGATCAGCGAGCGCTGCGGCGTTTCGGTCGATGCCGATCGCTGGGAAAAAAAGCGCGAGCACTGGCAACGCGTTGCCGAAAGCGCCTGCGAGCAGAGCGGCCGCAATGTGGTGCCTCAAATCGCCACCGTGCGCCGGCTGGATATCGCGCTCAGTGAATTGGCCGCCGGCAATTTGCGGCTGATGCTGGATCCGGAAGGTCAGCACAACCTGCGCGATCTGCCGCTGCAAACGGCGGTGGTCTTGCTGGCCGGTCCGGAAGGTGGCCTAGGCGAAATGGACATGAAATACGCCCGCGCTGCCAAATTTTCCGGCCTGCGTCTGGGCCCGCGCATTCTGCGCACCGAGACGGCGGCGATGGCGGCCTTGGCCGGCTTGCAAGTGTTGGCCGGCGATTTTTGCTGA
- the cobB gene encoding Sir2 family NAD+-dependent deacetylase: MSRLKPRPPKRYARDQSQATTAMTYHSIVVLTGAGISAESGIRTFRAADGLWEDHRIEDVASPEGFARNPALVQRFYNERRRKLFDPAVQPNAAHLALAEFERRFHGDFLLVTQNVDDLHDRAGSKQLIHMHGELLKMRCSMSQQIFSINTDLDGERRCDCCALKGTLRPHIVWFGEVPLEMERIGAALARCDLFVSIGTSGNVYPAAGFVEAARTAGAHSVELNLEPSQQRSRFTEARHGMASALVPAFFAEL, from the coding sequence CTGTCGCGGCTAAAGCCGCGCCCACCGAAAAGATATGCACGGGATCAATCGCAGGCGACCACGGCTATGACTTATCACTCGATTGTCGTACTGACCGGTGCCGGCATTTCGGCCGAGTCCGGTATCCGCACGTTTCGCGCGGCCGATGGTCTGTGGGAAGACCATCGCATTGAGGATGTCGCGTCACCGGAAGGTTTCGCCCGCAACCCGGCGTTGGTGCAGCGTTTTTACAATGAACGCCGACGCAAGCTGTTTGACCCTGCCGTGCAACCGAATGCCGCGCACCTTGCCCTGGCCGAATTCGAGCGGCGCTTCCACGGCGATTTTTTGCTGGTCACGCAGAATGTCGATGACTTGCATGACCGCGCCGGCAGCAAGCAGCTGATTCACATGCATGGCGAGCTACTCAAAATGCGCTGCAGCATGAGCCAGCAGATCTTTTCCATCAACACCGATCTGGATGGCGAGCGGCGCTGCGATTGCTGCGCGCTCAAAGGCACCTTGCGCCCGCACATCGTCTGGTTTGGTGAAGTGCCGTTGGAGATGGAGCGGATTGGCGCTGCGCTGGCGCGCTGCGATTTATTTGTCAGCATCGGCACCAGCGGCAATGTCTATCCGGCCGCCGGGTTCGTCGAGGCGGCGCGCACCGCGGGTGCGCATAGCGTGGAATTGAATCTGGAACCGTCGCAGCAGCGCAGCCGCTTTACCGAAGCGCGGCATGGCATGGCGAGTGCGCTGGTGCCGGCATTTTTTGCCGAGCTCTAG
- a CDS encoding chemotaxis protein CheW: MEVRANEIYSLLMPAAGDSVLLPNIAVAEVVPYFGNVDKPLQGAPQWLLGYLQWRGRHVPLMAMEAIDGGELPQLTRLSRLAILNTANGSADVPNVAIVVGGIPRLTRVMPGLLQPVEGGGSVTKARAFMAGQTIQIPDLDKLEDLARETLVYRPEKMS, translated from the coding sequence ATGGAAGTTCGTGCCAATGAAATTTATTCGCTGCTGATGCCGGCGGCCGGTGACAGCGTGTTGCTGCCCAACATCGCCGTGGCCGAGGTCGTGCCGTACTTCGGTAACGTCGACAAGCCGCTGCAAGGCGCGCCGCAATGGTTGCTCGGTTATCTGCAATGGCGTGGCCGTCACGTCCCGCTGATGGCAATGGAAGCGATCGATGGCGGTGAATTGCCGCAACTGACCCGCTTGTCGCGACTGGCGATTCTGAACACCGCCAATGGCAGCGCTGATGTGCCGAACGTCGCCATCGTCGTGGGCGGCATTCCGCGGCTGACCCGGGTCATGCCCGGTCTGTTGCAACCGGTCGAAGGCGGCGGTTCGGTCACCAAGGCTCGTGCATTCATGGCCGGGCAAACGATTCAAATTCCGGATCTGGACAAGCTGGAAGACCTGGCACGTGAGACGCTGGTCTACCGTCCGGAAAAAATGAGCTGA
- a CDS encoding chemotaxis protein CheB, whose protein sequence is MKSQALRIGLIGSGDDSSSKLLRLLAEQGMQVVHALLPKDLTDAHIAATDLDVWLLDLDDNHWHDQLDELMDRSSVPIFFNEHQAIESQQHLDYWCRNLISRMFELVADVPGLPPVASAPAAAASRSGETVHIAFPASAQKKSESKPSDELTPAPAALDPDLLQEIEELEQLLQTPTKQQEVLPDLDDSLPLPAAQDDFIFTPAATAKAPPAPPKPAPTAATAPAEKPVEKAVEKTTEKAAEKISEKAAEQTTKTPAEKPASTATPVATADSAAKPLDPVAAAKERAAKIKQQAAANLGKAAPAALTEAAPVTPAASTPISAADSAPKMAPAVANIAASTVANAAASTAHAVPATPAKVTAPATATTASTATPTATPVASKLAPAPLSAPTAPANTSVVPASTTAVPEKALAASQAAVASTQTTVSISTPATKPSEQKVADQKTAEPKAPEQKTPEQKTPEAKAGSNVTLDITALEPVVSPPEKHDWPTFPAPAAERGAQQLAIEADTADFAPIQPQPASGPMREPARPLAVVPGSAAAAHAKPTIKATESKAAPESDAAGHKPMPAAGSYVEPVPTLTPAHMADMEFEAVDFEPAADELEPHADFDVPMLESVASANASEFEAVTDMPPALPCDLWVLGASLGGPAALKRFFTALDQPLPICFLLAQHIDAHFLPVLGKILEQANPFYAVQVLARPGLIEPGSLLLAPIEKRLRFLDAGQIVHSGKSWTPPYSPCIDDVLSDVAAAYPGQVHAIVFSGMGEDGVDGARAIRDGQGQIWVQEAESCASSVMPDAIHQAGLAHQRATPEQLATRLMARYRQSADSKNLA, encoded by the coding sequence GTGAAAAGCCAGGCATTGCGGATCGGATTGATTGGCAGCGGCGACGACAGCAGCAGTAAATTGCTGCGACTGCTCGCCGAGCAAGGCATGCAAGTGGTGCATGCCTTGCTGCCAAAAGATCTGACCGATGCGCATATCGCCGCCACCGATCTGGATGTCTGGCTGCTCGATCTCGATGACAACCACTGGCACGATCAACTCGACGAGTTGATGGACCGCTCCTCGGTACCGATTTTCTTCAACGAACACCAGGCCATTGAAAGCCAGCAGCACCTCGATTACTGGTGTCGCAATCTGATCAGTCGGATGTTCGAGCTGGTTGCCGATGTTCCCGGCCTGCCGCCAGTTGCCAGCGCGCCGGCGGCCGCTGCCAGCCGCAGCGGCGAGACCGTGCACATCGCGTTTCCGGCCAGCGCGCAAAAGAAGTCCGAGAGCAAACCTTCCGATGAACTGACACCCGCGCCAGCCGCGCTGGATCCGGATCTGTTGCAGGAAATCGAAGAGCTCGAGCAGTTGCTGCAGACTCCGACCAAGCAGCAGGAGGTGTTGCCGGATCTGGACGACAGTTTGCCGCTGCCTGCCGCGCAGGACGATTTCATTTTCACTCCGGCCGCGACTGCGAAAGCACCACCTGCACCACCGAAGCCGGCCCCCACTGCGGCGACCGCACCAGCAGAAAAGCCGGTCGAGAAAGCGGTGGAAAAAACCACAGAAAAAGCCGCCGAAAAGATCAGCGAAAAGGCTGCAGAGCAGACCACAAAAACACCTGCCGAAAAGCCTGCGAGTACGGCAACGCCGGTGGCCACTGCCGACAGCGCCGCCAAACCGCTGGATCCGGTCGCAGCCGCCAAGGAACGGGCCGCGAAAATCAAGCAACAGGCAGCGGCGAATCTCGGCAAAGCCGCACCTGCAGCGCTCACCGAAGCGGCGCCGGTTACACCGGCTGCGTCAACACCAATCTCAGCGGCTGATTCAGCGCCGAAGATGGCGCCCGCAGTTGCGAACATAGCCGCGAGCACTGTTGCAAATGCCGCCGCAAGTACCGCACATGCAGTGCCGGCAACGCCAGCAAAAGTGACCGCACCGGCGACAGCGACAACCGCATCAACGGCAACCCCGACAGCGACCCCGGTCGCCAGCAAACTGGCGCCAGCACCGCTGAGCGCGCCCACTGCGCCAGCCAATACGTCTGTGGTGCCGGCCAGTACGACAGCGGTGCCGGAAAAAGCGCTCGCGGCGAGCCAAGCGGCCGTTGCCAGTACGCAAACCACGGTATCTATTTCGACACCGGCAACAAAACCAAGCGAACAGAAAGTCGCAGATCAGAAAACAGCCGAACCGAAAGCACCAGAACAGAAAACACCGGAACAGAAAACACCAGAAGCCAAAGCCGGCAGCAATGTAACGCTCGATATTACCGCGCTGGAGCCGGTGGTTTCGCCGCCAGAAAAACATGATTGGCCGACCTTTCCGGCGCCGGCAGCCGAGCGCGGCGCGCAGCAGTTGGCAATCGAAGCAGACACCGCCGATTTCGCGCCGATTCAGCCGCAGCCCGCGAGCGGGCCGATGCGTGAACCGGCGCGACCGCTGGCAGTGGTGCCGGGCAGCGCTGCGGCAGCACATGCAAAGCCAACGATAAAAGCCACCGAGAGCAAGGCAGCGCCGGAATCTGATGCGGCCGGGCACAAGCCGATGCCGGCGGCCGGCAGTTATGTCGAGCCGGTGCCGACGCTGACACCGGCCCATATGGCGGACATGGAATTTGAGGCGGTTGATTTTGAACCGGCGGCCGATGAGTTGGAACCACACGCTGATTTTGATGTGCCGATGCTGGAAAGCGTCGCCAGTGCCAACGCCAGCGAATTCGAAGCGGTTACCGATATGCCGCCAGCATTGCCCTGTGATCTTTGGGTGCTCGGCGCTTCACTCGGTGGTCCGGCGGCACTGAAACGTTTCTTCACCGCACTCGATCAGCCATTGCCGATTTGCTTTTTGCTGGCCCAGCATATCGATGCCCATTTCCTGCCGGTGCTCGGCAAAATTCTCGAACAGGCCAATCCGTTTTACGCGGTGCAGGTGCTGGCGCGTCCGGGTCTCATCGAGCCGGGTTCGCTGTTGCTGGCGCCGATTGAAAAGCGGCTGCGCTTTCTCGATGCCGGTCAGATCGTGCACAGCGGCAAGAGCTGGACGCCGCCGTATTCACCCTGCATTGACGATGTCCTCAGCGATGTCGCCGCCGCGTATCCGGGTCAGGTCCATGCCATCGTGTTCAGCGGCATGGGCGAGGATGGCGTTGACGGCGCCCGGGCGATTCGCGATGGTCAGGGCCAGATCTGGGTGCAGGAAGCGGAAAGCTGCGCCAGTAGCGTCATGCCGGATGCCATTCATCAGGCCGGTCTTGCTCATCAACGGGCGACACCGGAACAACTCGCCACCCGCTTGATGGCGCGTTATCGTCAATCTGCCGACAGCAAAAATCTGGCGTAG